From one Rhizobium sp. CIAT894 genomic stretch:
- a CDS encoding membrane-bound PQQ-dependent dehydrogenase, glucose/quinate/shikimate family, translated as MKFLATLFCIVLTLIGLGLMGGGAWLLSLGGSPYYAIAGLTYLAAALLLWRRKTSGGLLVLFVAVLTLPWALWESGSNFWALFARLMSPIALAGFALFFAPLRSPTANRKLFHGGALLAAILFVAGFSLAFTPHGIVRPSPDIPAYKTAKGDNAPSDWTSYGRSTAGDRYSPFDQINRSNVAKLDLAWTYRTGKSEGADQNTPLQIGDTVYTCTPTDVIAALDADTGRPRWTFDPKASAPYWQRCRGLGYYKLPQEAQSADGLCNERLVQTTIDARLLEIDSKTGAPCKGFGDDGTVLLSQGMGEVKSGYYFQTSAPLIARNLIVVGGWVIDNQEVGEPSGVIRAFNVVTGELEWAWDLGNPEITKLPPEGQTYTRATPNMWTTAAFDDKLGLIYAPLGNTTPDYYGVNRPAFADRYNATLVALDVTTGREKWKFQTVHHDIWDYDLPAQPALIDLPDGNGATVPALLQTTKRGQLFLLNRQTGAPLAEVQEKPVPQQGGAPEEKLSPTQPYSVGMPTIGADRVTEETAWGLTMFDQLACRIAFRKLRYDGDFTPIGTQQAIQQPGNLGGLNWGSISVDLPNNRVFMNDIRVPSLFALIPRQDYVDFALTTTAHGPSAPQRGTPYGMSTEMWTSRLRVPCTQPPFGTVTAVDLTTRKIAWQVPAGTAEELGPFKVKSNLPMPMGLPSYAGTSATAGGIVFFAGFQDYYIRAYDAENGTELWKYPLPVGSSATPMTYVSPKTGKQYVLISVGGAPYSTDDGDYVLAFSLKNGD; from the coding sequence ATGAAATTTCTGGCCACCCTGTTCTGTATTGTTCTCACTCTTATCGGATTGGGGCTGATGGGAGGCGGCGCGTGGCTGCTGAGCCTCGGCGGTTCGCCCTATTATGCGATCGCCGGGCTTACCTATCTGGCGGCCGCACTTCTGCTGTGGCGCCGCAAGACGTCTGGCGGCCTCCTGGTTCTGTTTGTCGCCGTCTTGACCCTTCCCTGGGCGCTCTGGGAGTCGGGCAGCAATTTCTGGGCGCTCTTTGCCCGCCTGATGTCTCCGATTGCGCTGGCGGGCTTTGCACTTTTCTTTGCACCACTGCGTTCTCCGACCGCCAACCGGAAGCTCTTCCATGGCGGCGCCCTGCTTGCCGCCATCCTCTTCGTTGCGGGTTTTAGCCTGGCTTTCACGCCGCACGGCATTGTCCGCCCCTCTCCCGATATCCCCGCCTACAAGACCGCCAAGGGCGACAACGCACCCTCCGACTGGACATCCTATGGCCGCAGCACGGCAGGAGATCGCTATTCTCCCTTCGATCAGATCAACCGGAGCAATGTCGCCAAACTCGACCTTGCCTGGACATACCGCACCGGAAAGAGCGAAGGCGCCGATCAGAACACGCCGCTGCAGATCGGCGATACGGTCTACACCTGCACGCCGACAGATGTGATTGCAGCACTGGATGCGGATACTGGCAGACCCCGCTGGACCTTCGACCCCAAGGCATCAGCGCCCTATTGGCAGCGTTGCCGCGGCCTCGGTTATTACAAGCTGCCGCAGGAGGCTCAATCCGCCGATGGTCTTTGCAACGAGCGCCTGGTGCAGACAACCATCGATGCCCGCCTCCTGGAGATCGACAGCAAGACCGGCGCGCCCTGCAAGGGCTTCGGAGACGATGGCACCGTGCTGCTTTCCCAGGGTATGGGGGAAGTCAAATCCGGCTATTATTTCCAGACGTCGGCGCCACTGATCGCCCGCAATCTGATCGTCGTCGGAGGCTGGGTCATTGACAATCAGGAGGTTGGCGAGCCCTCGGGCGTCATCCGCGCGTTCAATGTCGTCACCGGCGAGCTCGAATGGGCATGGGATCTCGGCAATCCCGAGATTACCAAACTTCCGCCGGAGGGTCAGACCTATACGCGGGCCACGCCCAATATGTGGACGACGGCCGCATTCGACGACAAGCTCGGTCTGATCTACGCACCGCTCGGCAATACCACCCCGGACTATTACGGCGTCAATCGCCCTGCTTTCGCCGATCGATACAATGCCACGCTGGTGGCCCTCGATGTCACGACGGGACGGGAGAAATGGAAATTCCAGACCGTGCATCACGACATCTGGGACTATGACCTCCCGGCTCAGCCGGCTCTGATCGACCTGCCTGATGGCAACGGCGCCACCGTGCCTGCTCTCCTGCAGACCACCAAACGCGGGCAGCTTTTCCTGCTAAACCGTCAGACCGGCGCACCGCTTGCCGAAGTTCAAGAGAAGCCAGTGCCGCAGCAAGGCGGCGCGCCGGAGGAGAAATTGTCTCCGACGCAGCCCTATTCCGTCGGCATGCCGACAATCGGCGCGGACCGCGTGACGGAAGAGACGGCCTGGGGCCTGACGATGTTCGATCAGCTGGCCTGCCGTATCGCCTTTCGGAAGCTGCGTTATGACGGCGATTTCACCCCGATCGGCACGCAGCAGGCGATCCAGCAGCCGGGGAACCTCGGCGGCCTCAACTGGGGCAGCATATCGGTCGATTTGCCCAACAACCGCGTCTTCATGAACGATATTCGCGTGCCCAGCCTCTTCGCGCTCATTCCGCGGCAAGACTATGTCGATTTCGCCCTCACGACGACGGCACACGGCCCCTCCGCCCCGCAGCGCGGCACGCCTTACGGCATGTCGACCGAGATGTGGACTTCGAGACTGCGGGTTCCCTGCACGCAACCGCCCTTCGGCACCGTTACCGCCGTGGATCTGACCACCCGCAAGATCGCCTGGCAGGTCCCGGCCGGGACCGCCGAAGAACTTGGGCCGTTCAAGGTCAAAAGCAATCTGCCGATGCCGATGGGCCTGCCGAGTTACGCCGGCACCTCGGCGACCGCCGGCGGCATCGTCTTCTTCGCCGGCTTTCAAGACTATTATATAAGAGCCTATGACGCCGAGAACGGGACCGAGCTCTGGAAATATCCCCTGCCGGTCGGCTCGAGCGCCACGCCCATGACCTATGTCTCGCCGAAAACCGGCAAGCAATATGTCCTGATATCGGTCGGTGGAGCCCCCTATTCGACAGACGACGGCGACTACGTCCTGGCGTTTTCGCTGAAGAACGGGGATTAG
- a CDS encoding adenylate/guanylate cyclase domain-containing protein: MTRKLAAILVADVVGYSRLAGADEDRILARLRTLRSDLIDPTIAVHNGRVVKRTGDGSLIEFRSVVDAVRCAIEVQTAMVERNIGVPAEHRIEFRVGIHLGDVVEEDDGDLMGDGVNIAARLEGISKPGAICLSEDAYRQVRARLDLAVTDLGQIQLKNIAEPMQAYLLQVGTVSPPVPARQPGKQPASKPPSAATVADKPSIAVLAFNNMSGDAEQEYFSDGISEDIITDLSKLSELHVIARNSSFVYKNVTASVPEMAKTLGVRYVLEGSVRKAGNRVRVTAQLIDASNGGHIWASRFDRDLTDIFAVQDELTQEIVTALKLNLTHGDQDRLAQGRAVDVSAYELLLRGREQASAHTRTGNMAARSLAADALAIDPDYAAAQALISFTHVLDYVNAWSNDPEASLQIGLDLAQRTVEMAEDQPNSHFALGMACMWNHELDRARAEVRQGLALSPNSAALLMLMAHIQIFSGDPQGALETLDVSMRLDPHHPEILFQFLADARFSLGEYEQAIVAIEQRLQQNAQSETAYALLASCYGHLGRPEEARRAWEKALQINPDFSVERRRRVLPFRNPEDFDHRVEGLRKAGLMVSDPTCAL, encoded by the coding sequence GTGACGCGAAAACTGGCGGCGATCCTGGTCGCGGATGTGGTCGGCTACAGCCGCCTCGCCGGTGCGGATGAGGATCGCATCCTGGCGCGGCTGAGAACGCTGCGCAGCGATCTGATCGATCCCACCATTGCCGTGCACAATGGCCGTGTCGTCAAGCGCACCGGAGACGGAAGCCTTATCGAGTTTCGCAGCGTCGTCGACGCCGTGCGCTGCGCGATCGAGGTGCAGACCGCCATGGTCGAGCGCAATATCGGCGTGCCCGCCGAGCATCGCATCGAGTTCCGGGTCGGGATCCATCTGGGTGATGTGGTCGAAGAGGATGACGGCGATTTGATGGGCGACGGCGTCAATATCGCCGCGCGACTGGAGGGAATTTCCAAACCCGGCGCCATCTGTCTCTCCGAAGACGCCTACCGTCAGGTGAGAGCGCGGCTCGATCTCGCCGTGACCGATCTTGGCCAAATTCAGCTCAAGAATATCGCCGAACCGATGCAGGCCTATTTACTCCAGGTCGGAACCGTCTCGCCGCCGGTCCCGGCACGGCAGCCGGGGAAGCAGCCCGCGTCAAAGCCGCCTTCAGCTGCGACCGTTGCTGACAAGCCTTCCATCGCCGTCCTGGCGTTCAACAACATGAGCGGCGACGCAGAACAGGAATATTTCTCCGATGGGATCAGCGAGGACATCATCACCGACCTCTCGAAACTGTCCGAGTTGCACGTGATCGCCCGCAACTCATCCTTCGTCTACAAGAATGTCACAGCCTCCGTGCCTGAGATGGCCAAGACGCTCGGCGTCCGCTATGTCCTTGAAGGCAGCGTGCGCAAGGCCGGCAACCGCGTGCGTGTCACCGCGCAATTGATCGACGCGAGCAATGGCGGACATATCTGGGCCAGCCGCTTCGACCGCGACCTTACCGATATTTTTGCGGTTCAGGACGAACTGACCCAGGAAATCGTGACAGCCCTCAAGCTGAACCTCACGCATGGCGACCAGGACCGCCTGGCCCAGGGACGCGCAGTCGACGTCAGCGCATATGAGTTGTTGTTGCGTGGCCGTGAGCAGGCGTCGGCCCATACCCGAACCGGAAATATGGCCGCGCGCAGCCTGGCGGCAGACGCCCTTGCCATCGATCCGGACTATGCCGCGGCCCAGGCACTCATTTCCTTCACGCATGTGCTCGACTACGTCAACGCCTGGAGCAACGATCCGGAAGCGTCGCTGCAGATCGGACTGGATCTCGCGCAGCGAACAGTGGAAATGGCCGAGGACCAGCCCAATAGCCACTTCGCACTGGGCATGGCTTGCATGTGGAACCACGAACTGGACCGGGCGCGGGCGGAAGTGCGGCAGGGCCTGGCGCTTTCTCCCAACTCCGCCGCCCTGCTGATGCTGATGGCCCATATCCAGATATTCTCCGGCGACCCCCAAGGCGCGCTGGAAACACTCGATGTATCGATGCGGCTTGACCCGCATCATCCGGAAATTCTTTTCCAATTTCTCGCCGATGCGCGCTTTTCTCTCGGTGAATATGAGCAGGCGATCGTCGCGATCGAGCAGCGGCTTCAGCAAAACGCCCAATCGGAAACGGCCTATGCCCTGCTCGCATCATGCTACGGCCACCTCGGCCGGCCGGAGGAGGCCCGACGGGCGTGGGAGAAGGCGCTGCAGATCAATCCCGATTTCTCCGTCGAGCGCCGCCGCCGCGTCCTCCCATTCCGCAACCCGGAAGATTTTGACCACCGCGTTGAAGGGCTCCGCAAAGCGGGGCTGATGGTGTCGGATCCCACCTGCGCTCTTTGA
- a CDS encoding FadR/GntR family transcriptional regulator: MPDKKSGKPAAPVEVVTVGRSAATRRPNSPRMAGASVHVSLAGEIGLRIVRGDYPPGTILPNEAKWSEVFEVSRSAVREAIKMLMAKGLLSSRPKIGSWVEPKERWNLLDRDVLGWYAASPDRESFLKAVQELRHMIEPEATALAAERRTEEQMNAISQALHDMEQATSLQQRTESDARFHIAILRASGNDLLVPLGVLIESALNHLFAHVTREEDNLRYALKLHENIEKSIRLQRPAMARNAVRKALANTDQLIAR, from the coding sequence ATGCCTGACAAGAAATCGGGAAAGCCGGCGGCTCCGGTCGAGGTGGTGACGGTTGGCCGCTCCGCCGCCACAAGGCGCCCCAATTCTCCCCGCATGGCCGGGGCGAGCGTTCATGTGTCTCTGGCGGGCGAGATAGGGCTGCGGATTGTGCGCGGCGACTACCCGCCGGGCACGATCCTGCCGAATGAGGCAAAATGGTCCGAGGTCTTTGAAGTCAGCCGATCGGCGGTGCGCGAAGCCATCAAGATGTTGATGGCCAAGGGCCTGCTTTCTTCCCGCCCGAAAATCGGCAGTTGGGTCGAACCCAAGGAACGTTGGAACCTGCTCGACCGAGATGTCCTCGGCTGGTATGCCGCATCCCCCGATCGGGAATCGTTTCTGAAGGCGGTGCAGGAACTCAGGCATATGATCGAGCCGGAAGCGACGGCGCTGGCTGCGGAGCGCCGGACCGAGGAGCAAATGAACGCAATCAGCCAGGCCCTGCATGACATGGAGCAGGCGACATCGCTTCAGCAGCGAACGGAATCCGATGCACGATTTCACATTGCGATCCTACGCGCCTCCGGCAATGATTTGCTCGTGCCGCTCGGCGTATTGATCGAATCGGCGCTGAACCACCTCTTCGCCCATGTCACGCGAGAGGAGGACAATTTGCGTTACGCGCTGAAACTTCATGAAAATATCGAGAAAAGCATCCGATTGCAGCGACCGGCCATGGCGCGCAATGCCGTCCGCAAGGCATTGGCAAACACCGACCAACTCATAGCGCGGTAG
- a CDS encoding substrate-binding domain-containing protein, translated as MRKALLLTAAVLALTAGQALAKKQLVIVVKGLDNPFFEAINQGCQKWNKENPTAEYECFYTGPASTSDEAGEAQIVQDMLGKADTAAIAISPSNAKLIAQTLKTANPTVPVMTLDADLAAEDAALRKTYLGTDNYLMGARIGEYIKKAKPKGGKICTIEGNPGADNILRRAQGMRDTLTGQKGLAALKGEGGWTEVAGCPVFTNDDGAKGVQAMTDILAANPDLDAFGIMGGWPLFGAPQPYRDLFKPMAAKIASNDFVIGAADTIGDEVAIASEGLVTALVGQRPFEMGYKAPSVMMDLIAGKPVEDPVFTGLDECTKDTVDTCIQK; from the coding sequence ATGAGGAAGGCATTATTACTGACAGCCGCAGTTCTCGCACTGACCGCCGGGCAGGCTCTGGCCAAGAAGCAACTCGTCATCGTCGTCAAAGGCCTCGACAATCCGTTCTTCGAAGCAATCAATCAGGGTTGCCAGAAATGGAACAAGGAGAATCCCACGGCGGAATACGAGTGCTTCTACACCGGCCCGGCATCGACATCCGATGAAGCCGGCGAAGCGCAGATTGTTCAGGATATGCTGGGCAAGGCGGACACCGCTGCCATCGCAATTTCGCCGTCAAATGCAAAACTCATCGCCCAGACCCTGAAAACCGCCAATCCGACGGTTCCGGTGATGACGCTCGATGCCGATCTTGCAGCCGAGGATGCCGCGTTGCGCAAGACCTATCTCGGCACCGACAACTATCTGATGGGCGCCCGCATCGGCGAATATATCAAGAAGGCCAAGCCGAAGGGCGGCAAGATCTGCACGATCGAAGGCAATCCGGGAGCCGACAATATTCTACGCCGCGCACAAGGCATGCGCGACACGCTCACCGGCCAGAAAGGCCTTGCCGCGCTGAAAGGCGAGGGTGGTTGGACCGAGGTCGCCGGCTGCCCGGTGTTCACCAATGACGATGGCGCCAAGGGTGTTCAGGCAATGACCGATATCCTGGCGGCCAATCCCGACCTGGACGCATTCGGCATTATGGGTGGCTGGCCGTTGTTCGGCGCGCCGCAACCCTATCGCGACCTGTTCAAGCCCATGGCCGCCAAGATCGCCAGCAACGATTTCGTCATCGGCGCTGCCGACACGATCGGCGACGAGGTAGCTATTGCGAGCGAAGGCCTGGTGACGGCGCTCGTCGGCCAAAGGCCGTTCGAAATGGGCTATAAGGCCCCTTCGGTGATGATGGATCTGATTGCCGGCAAACCGGTGGAAGATCCGGTATTCACCGGGCTCGACGAGTGCACGAAGGATACCGTCGATACCTGCATTCAAAAGTAG
- a CDS encoding NAD(P)-dependent oxidoreductase — MLILVTGATGKVGRRFIAGLLDDPSFSKARIRALCHNRVCDETDRVEVIRGSIADRNAVAAALKDVTHVVHLATCKETPEDIIDVTVKGLFWLLEEFRTSVTARQFILIGGDAGIGHFHYRHDGPITEKAPHCAYPGSYALSKVLEEVVLEQFGIQYGLNGCCLRAPWIMEKDDFKYSLSFGDDVFGGPDWKTLVPEDAARRYATIGTVPLLLDADGRPLKRNFVHVDDLVSAILAAIDNPRAERQLFNICMDRPVDYAEVAAYLQRTRNLDSVDIPSRFHSNWMDNSKAKYLLDWRPAYDLEMLIDSAWQYERSKEEPRVVWYPG; from the coding sequence ATGCTGATCCTTGTGACCGGTGCGACGGGCAAGGTCGGGCGGCGCTTCATAGCTGGGCTGCTTGACGATCCGAGCTTTTCCAAAGCCCGCATCCGCGCGCTTTGTCATAACCGTGTGTGCGATGAGACCGACCGTGTCGAGGTCATCCGCGGCTCGATCGCCGATCGCAATGCCGTGGCAGCGGCGCTCAAAGACGTTACGCATGTCGTGCATCTCGCCACATGCAAGGAAACGCCGGAAGATATCATCGATGTCACGGTCAAAGGTCTCTTCTGGCTGCTCGAGGAGTTCCGTACGAGCGTCACGGCACGCCAGTTCATCCTGATCGGCGGCGATGCGGGCATCGGACATTTCCACTATCGCCACGACGGCCCGATCACCGAGAAAGCGCCGCATTGTGCCTATCCCGGAAGCTATGCGCTCTCCAAGGTTCTGGAAGAGGTCGTGCTGGAGCAATTCGGCATTCAATATGGCCTCAATGGCTGTTGCCTGCGCGCGCCCTGGATCATGGAAAAGGACGATTTCAAGTATTCGCTGTCTTTTGGAGACGACGTCTTTGGCGGCCCGGACTGGAAGACGCTCGTCCCGGAAGATGCGGCGCGGCGCTATGCGACCATAGGGACGGTGCCACTGCTGCTTGATGCCGATGGACGCCCGCTGAAACGCAATTTCGTGCATGTCGACGATCTCGTATCGGCAATATTGGCAGCGATCGACAACCCCCGGGCGGAGCGGCAGCTCTTCAATATCTGTATGGACCGGCCCGTCGACTATGCTGAAGTCGCCGCCTATCTCCAGCGCACGCGCAATCTCGATTCCGTCGACATACCAAGCCGCTTCCATTCCAATTGGATGGACAACAGCAAGGCGAAGTACCTGCTGGATTGGCGGCCAGCCTACGATCTCGAAATGCTTATCGACTCGGCATGGCAATACGAGCGTTCGAAGGAGGAACCTCGCGTCGTCTGGTATCCGGGTTGA
- a CDS encoding ATP-binding cassette domain-containing protein: MAVLELTNISKHFGAIQAVNDVSFSLEAGQVVGLMGDNGAGKSTLVKMIAGNFRPSHGSIRLDGADLVLHRPKEARQHGIEIVHQDLALCDNLTAAANVFLGRELRRGIWPLRILDYKAMYKRAGEIFRELKSETRPRDLVRQMSGGQRQAVAIGRTMLSEAKIVLMDEPTAAISVRQVAEVLNLIRQLRDRGIVVVLISHRMPDVFSVADRVIVMRRGRKVADKQIAASSPEEVTGLITGAIEQV; the protein is encoded by the coding sequence GTGGCGGTTCTTGAGCTCACCAATATTTCCAAGCATTTCGGCGCCATCCAGGCCGTCAACGATGTTTCGTTTTCGCTCGAGGCGGGGCAGGTTGTCGGCCTGATGGGCGACAACGGTGCCGGTAAGTCTACATTGGTCAAGATGATCGCCGGCAACTTTCGCCCGAGCCACGGATCCATACGGCTCGACGGCGCCGATCTCGTGCTTCATCGGCCGAAGGAAGCGCGCCAGCATGGCATCGAGATCGTTCATCAGGATTTGGCGCTCTGCGACAATCTGACGGCGGCGGCCAACGTCTTCCTCGGGCGGGAATTGCGCCGCGGCATATGGCCTCTTCGCATCCTCGACTACAAGGCCATGTACAAGCGCGCCGGCGAGATATTCCGCGAGCTCAAATCCGAGACGCGGCCCCGCGATCTCGTCAGGCAGATGTCAGGTGGCCAGCGGCAAGCGGTAGCGATCGGCCGCACGATGCTGTCGGAAGCGAAAATCGTATTGATGGATGAACCGACAGCAGCCATTTCCGTGCGCCAGGTGGCTGAGGTTCTCAATCTCATCCGCCAATTGCGTGACCGGGGCATTGTCGTTGTCCTGATCAGCCACCGCATGCCCGACGTCTTTTCGGTCGCCGACCGCGTGATCGTGATGCGGCGGGGCAGAAAAGTGGCCGACAAGCAGATTGCGGCAAGTTCGCCGGAGGAAGTGACGGGACTGATCACCGGCGCCATCGAACAGGTTTGA
- a CDS encoding ABC transporter permease: protein MAMTLDQTIGQRQRGWLATIISGQTFWVLIAVILACIFLSMATDSFATAKNIYNITRNVTFVAIIALGMTLVIITGGIDLSVGSVLCLCSMVLAVTMHAGYGIEVGIAASIGTALLVGAFNGVLIAYLGFPPFVVTLGMLSIARSLAMVASNNTVVFQFGPDHDKLLALGGGAWVFGIANPVLYMLVLALMTGFVLRWTKFGRYVFAIGGNEHAATLTGVPVQRIKVIVYMISALSAGIAGIIQTGWLGAVTTNIGAGMELQVIAAAVIGGANLAGGVGTAFGALVGAALIEVIRNSLGLLGINAFWQGCFIGGAIVLAVLFDRLRNLRQGE, encoded by the coding sequence ATGGCAATGACACTTGACCAGACGATCGGACAGAGGCAGCGGGGCTGGCTTGCGACGATCATCAGCGGCCAGACATTCTGGGTGCTGATTGCGGTCATTCTCGCCTGCATCTTTCTGTCGATGGCGACCGATTCCTTTGCGACCGCGAAGAATATCTACAACATTACCCGCAACGTCACTTTCGTCGCCATTATCGCACTCGGCATGACACTGGTCATCATCACCGGCGGTATCGATTTGTCCGTCGGCTCGGTGCTTTGTCTGTGCAGCATGGTGCTGGCGGTCACCATGCACGCGGGATACGGTATTGAAGTCGGCATCGCCGCCTCGATCGGCACGGCTCTTCTGGTCGGAGCTTTCAACGGCGTATTGATTGCCTATCTCGGCTTCCCGCCTTTTGTCGTCACGCTGGGCATGCTGTCTATCGCGCGTAGCCTTGCGATGGTTGCATCCAACAACACCGTCGTTTTCCAGTTCGGTCCCGATCACGACAAGCTTCTGGCGCTCGGCGGCGGCGCTTGGGTTTTCGGCATCGCCAATCCCGTGCTTTACATGCTGGTGCTGGCGCTCATGACCGGTTTCGTGCTGCGTTGGACCAAGTTCGGCCGTTATGTTTTTGCTATCGGCGGCAATGAGCACGCCGCAACGCTGACCGGCGTTCCCGTGCAGCGGATCAAGGTTATCGTCTATATGATTTCTGCCTTGTCGGCGGGGATTGCCGGCATCATTCAGACCGGCTGGCTTGGCGCCGTCACCACAAATATCGGCGCTGGAATGGAACTTCAGGTCATTGCCGCCGCGGTTATCGGCGGCGCCAATCTCGCCGGCGGCGTCGGTACCGCCTTCGGAGCCTTGGTCGGCGCCGCACTTATCGAGGTCATCCGCAACAGTCTCGGCCTGCTCGGCATCAACGCCTTCTGGCAAGGATGCTTTATCGGTGGGGCAATTGTGCTCGCCGTGCTGTTTGACCGACTTCGCAACTTGCGACAGGGCGAGTAG
- a CDS encoding CaiB/BaiF CoA-transferase family protein, whose translation MQFPLEGVRVVELARILAGPWAGQTLADLGATVIKVESPEGDDTRRWGPPFISDGDDVAAAYFHSCNRGKLSITADFNSAEDVDRLRALIANADVVIENFKVGGLKKFGLDYESLKAINPKLIYCSITGFGQTGPYAGRAGYDFIVQGMAGIMDLTGEPDREPQKIGVAFADIFTGLYSVIAIQAALILRSTTGEGQHIDMALLDSAVGVLANQAMNFLASGKTPTRLGNAHPNIAPYQVFPVFDGNIIVACGNDAQFARLCDILRLSGVADDVRFKSNAGRVRHREALTSVMEAQTKLFKRTNLLADLARVGVPAGPINTVEDVFADPQVAHRGMSIVNDGIAGIRTPIIFSGTALISPRRSPKLGEHNGKVPCDWSSMT comes from the coding sequence ATGCAATTTCCGCTTGAAGGTGTTCGGGTCGTGGAACTGGCGCGTATCCTGGCCGGTCCGTGGGCTGGACAGACACTTGCCGACCTCGGAGCAACCGTCATCAAGGTGGAAAGCCCGGAGGGCGACGATACGCGCCGCTGGGGACCACCTTTCATCAGCGATGGCGATGATGTCGCTGCAGCCTACTTCCATAGCTGCAATCGCGGAAAATTGAGCATAACGGCGGATTTCAACTCGGCGGAAGACGTCGACAGACTTCGTGCACTGATCGCGAACGCTGACGTTGTCATCGAGAACTTCAAGGTAGGCGGGCTGAAGAAGTTCGGCCTCGATTACGAGAGCCTGAAGGCGATTAATCCGAAGCTGATTTATTGCTCGATTACCGGCTTTGGCCAAACCGGCCCATATGCCGGGCGTGCGGGATATGATTTCATCGTCCAGGGCATGGCGGGCATCATGGATTTGACGGGTGAGCCTGATCGGGAGCCGCAGAAAATCGGCGTCGCGTTCGCCGATATATTCACGGGACTCTATTCAGTCATCGCGATCCAAGCCGCGCTGATCCTCAGAAGTACGACCGGTGAGGGACAGCATATAGATATGGCCCTTTTGGACAGCGCGGTGGGCGTGCTGGCTAATCAGGCGATGAATTTCCTGGCCTCCGGAAAGACGCCGACGAGGCTTGGCAATGCGCATCCCAACATCGCGCCATACCAAGTATTTCCGGTATTTGACGGCAACATTATTGTCGCGTGCGGGAACGACGCTCAGTTTGCACGGCTATGCGATATCCTGCGGCTATCCGGTGTGGCAGATGACGTCCGTTTCAAGTCGAATGCGGGAAGAGTTCGCCATCGAGAGGCGCTGACATCGGTCATGGAAGCACAGACGAAACTTTTCAAGCGGACGAATTTGCTAGCCGACCTGGCACGTGTGGGGGTTCCCGCCGGACCGATCAACACTGTGGAAGACGTATTCGCGGATCCCCAAGTCGCCCACCGAGGAATGTCGATCGTAAATGATGGAATCGCAGGCATCCGGACACCAATCATCTTCTCCGGAACTGCGCTTATATCCCCCAGGCGGTCGCCCAAGTTGGGTGAGCACAATGGCAAGGTTCCGTGTGATTGGTCATCGATGACCTAG